From the genome of Acidimicrobiales bacterium, one region includes:
- a CDS encoding hemolysin III family protein, giving the protein MTRADTATVETGETPAPSKPRLRGMLHLVAFPVSIVSGIVVTVAAEGTTATIGSAIYALSGVVLFGVSALYHRGHWDAPTHALLRRLDHSNIFLLIAGTYTPLCLMLLDGTTRTVVLTAVWVGALAGIVFRVAWLGAPRWLYTPFYLALGWVAVGVMPELGRNGGGGVVALVAIGGLAYTVGGVVYGLRRPDPVPAVFGYHEVFHTCTLVGFAAHYAAVFVTVT; this is encoded by the coding sequence ATGACGCGAGCGGACACGGCCACCGTCGAGACCGGCGAGACCCCGGCACCGTCGAAGCCGCGGCTGCGGGGGATGCTGCACCTGGTCGCCTTCCCGGTGTCGATCGTGTCCGGCATCGTCGTCACCGTGGCGGCCGAGGGCACCACCGCCACCATCGGGTCGGCGATCTACGCGCTCAGCGGCGTCGTGCTGTTCGGGGTCAGCGCCCTCTACCACCGTGGGCACTGGGACGCCCCGACGCACGCCCTGCTGCGGCGGCTCGACCACTCCAACATCTTCCTGCTGATCGCCGGCACCTACACGCCGCTCTGCCTGATGCTGCTCGACGGCACCACCCGCACCGTGGTGCTGACCGCCGTCTGGGTGGGCGCGCTCGCCGGCATCGTCTTCCGGGTGGCGTGGCTGGGGGCGCCCCGCTGGCTCTACACGCCGTTCTACCTGGCGCTCGGCTGGGTGGCGGTGGGGGTGATGCCCGAGCTGGGCCGCAACGGCGGCGGGGGCGTCGTGGCGCTGGTGGCGATCGGCGGGCTGGCCTACACGGTCGGCGGGGTCGTCTACGGCTTGCGACGGCCCGACCCGGTGCCCGCCGTGTTCGGCTACCACGAGGTCTTCCACACCTGCACGCTGGTGGGCTTCGCCGCCCACTATGCAGCGGTGTTCGTCACCGTCACCTGA
- a CDS encoding amino acid ABC transporter ATP-binding protein has translation MSDVSDATTTDTSLTAMATEARGTGEAIIECAGVDKWFGRFQALRDIDLTVGRQEVVVVIGPSGSGKSTLIRCINRLEEHDSGRIVVDGIELGNDVRRIADVRREVGMVFQSFNLFPHLTVLENVTLGPRRVRRWSKQKSDDVAREMLGRVHIPEQADKYPGQLSGGQQQRVAIARALAMQPKIMLFDEPTSALDPEMIAEVLDVMRELASSGMTMIVVTHEMGFAREVANRVVFMADGEVVEVGTPEHFFSSPQEDRTKLFLRQIL, from the coding sequence ATGAGCGACGTGAGCGACGCCACCACCACCGACACCTCGCTGACGGCGATGGCCACCGAGGCTCGCGGCACCGGTGAGGCCATCATCGAGTGCGCGGGCGTCGACAAGTGGTTCGGCCGCTTCCAGGCGCTGCGCGACATCGACCTGACCGTCGGCCGCCAGGAGGTGGTCGTGGTGATCGGCCCCTCGGGATCGGGCAAGTCGACGCTGATCCGCTGCATCAACCGGCTCGAGGAGCACGACAGCGGGCGCATCGTGGTCGACGGCATCGAGCTGGGCAACGACGTGCGCCGCATCGCCGACGTGCGGCGTGAGGTCGGCATGGTGTTCCAGTCGTTCAACCTGTTCCCGCACCTCACCGTGCTCGAGAACGTCACCCTGGGGCCGCGGCGGGTGCGGCGCTGGTCGAAGCAGAAGTCCGACGACGTGGCCCGCGAGATGCTGGGTCGGGTGCACATCCCCGAGCAGGCCGACAAGTACCCCGGTCAGCTGTCGGGTGGCCAGCAGCAACGGGTGGCGATCGCCCGGGCCCTGGCGATGCAGCCGAAGATCATGCTGTTCGACGAGCCCACCTCGGCGCTCGACCCCGAGATGATCGCCGAGGTGCTCGACGTGATGCGGGAGCTGGCCAGCTCCGGGATGACCATGATCGTCGTGACCCACGAGATGGGCTTCGCCCGCGAGGTCGCCAACCGGGTGGTGTTCATGGCCGACGGCGAGGTCGTCGAGGTCGGCACGCCCGAGCACTTCTTCAGCTCCCCCCAGGAGGACCGCACGAAGCTCTTCCTCCGCCAGATCCTCTGA
- a CDS encoding error-prone DNA polymerase → MGWNNPAVPWRQVEQALSDRPRNGRRRDVPEGANGGDSPAWSSRRPAYEPPKIERRRNRTAYAELHCHSSFSFLDGASHPEELVEEAARLGLDALAITDHDGFYGVVRFAEAARKVGVPTIFGAELSLGLGRPRARNGGSEAEGPDDASTPTAESPEPSPERRRTPIPPVPDPEGSHLLVLARDPGGYARLATAISAGQMAGEEKGRPDYSGVDWAAAHQGHWAVLTGCRKGAVPRALVDEGPAAARRRLDELVDWFGRDNVLVELSDHGDPLDSARNDALAALAAQTGLDVVATNNVHYAVPARHRLAAALAAVRARRSLDDMAGWLPPVPTAHLRSGDEQEPRFRRWPGAVERAAELGLACAFDLRLVAPKLPPFDCPRGLDEMGYLRDLVERGATSRYGSRGNEQARSAWRQIDHELEVVENLGYPGYFLVVWDIVRFCNQHDILCQGRGSAANSAVCYVLGITNVDAVKMGLLFERFLSTERDGPPDIDIDIESGRREDVIQYVFEKYDRRHTAQVANVISYRARSAVRDMAKALGFSPGQQDAWSRQADPWGPLPRQGSGGQPGAGRHGATGGRSADVDDPPVPEAVLALAREVQELPRHLGIHSGGMVICDRPIVEVCPVEWARMAGRSVLQWDKDDCAVVGLVKFDLLGLGMLSALHHCLDLVRETHGDHVDLAKLDHKDEEVYAMLCRADSVGVFQVESRAQMVTLPRLKPRTFYDLVVEVALIRPGPIQGGSVHPYIRRRNGEEEPTYLHPLMKDVLKRTYGVPLFQEQLMEIAIQVAGFTPAEADELRQAMGSKRSRERMERLRQRLYRGMAEKGIGEDVAEQVWDKLVAFASYGFPESHAVSFAYLVFASSWLKRYYPAAFCAALLQAQPMGFYSPHSLVQDARRHGVEVRTPDLNLSGADATLETDGGTANLARATGSDWRTWGVGGPAVRLGLSSVREIGEPLAERMVAERAANGPYTSPGDLVRRVGGLKLRQLEAMATAGAWGCFDLERREALWVAGAVSGMGADRLDGIVCGVEVPTLPGMSPAEEARADLWATGVSPDGHPTKFVRADLDERGAVRGADLHAVDNGAVVSVGGVVTHRQRPATASGITFVNLEDETGLINIVVSKSCWDRYHRVAREAPALLVRGRVEKVEGVVNVIALQIEALPVPAPARSRDFR, encoded by the coding sequence ATGGGCTGGAACAACCCCGCAGTCCCGTGGCGCCAAGTAGAGCAGGCGCTGTCCGACCGCCCCCGCAACGGGCGGCGACGTGATGTGCCCGAGGGCGCCAACGGTGGCGACAGCCCGGCATGGTCGTCGCGGCGCCCGGCCTACGAGCCGCCGAAGATCGAGCGCCGACGGAACCGCACCGCCTACGCCGAGCTGCACTGCCATTCGAGCTTCAGCTTCCTCGACGGGGCGAGCCACCCCGAGGAGCTGGTCGAGGAGGCCGCCCGCCTGGGCCTCGATGCGCTGGCCATCACCGACCACGACGGTTTCTACGGGGTCGTGCGCTTCGCCGAGGCTGCCCGCAAGGTGGGTGTGCCCACCATCTTCGGCGCCGAGCTGTCGTTGGGCCTGGGCCGGCCCCGTGCCCGGAACGGCGGCTCCGAGGCCGAGGGGCCCGACGACGCCTCGACGCCAACCGCGGAGAGCCCGGAACCCTCCCCCGAGAGGCGGCGGACCCCGATCCCGCCCGTACCCGACCCGGAGGGCTCCCACCTGCTGGTCCTGGCGCGAGACCCCGGTGGTTACGCCCGCCTGGCCACGGCCATCAGCGCCGGGCAGATGGCGGGGGAGGAGAAGGGCAGGCCCGACTACTCGGGCGTCGACTGGGCCGCGGCCCACCAGGGGCACTGGGCGGTGCTCACCGGCTGCCGCAAGGGGGCGGTGCCCCGGGCGCTGGTCGACGAGGGGCCGGCGGCCGCCCGGCGCCGGCTCGACGAGCTGGTCGACTGGTTCGGCCGCGACAACGTGCTGGTCGAGCTGTCCGACCACGGCGACCCGCTCGACTCGGCCCGCAACGACGCTCTGGCCGCCCTGGCTGCGCAGACCGGTCTCGACGTCGTCGCCACCAACAACGTCCACTACGCCGTGCCCGCCCGCCACCGGCTGGCCGCGGCGCTGGCGGCGGTGCGGGCCCGGCGCAGCCTCGACGACATGGCCGGCTGGCTGCCCCCGGTCCCCACGGCCCACCTGCGCTCAGGCGACGAGCAGGAGCCGCGGTTCCGGCGCTGGCCAGGTGCGGTCGAACGGGCGGCCGAGCTGGGCCTGGCGTGCGCCTTCGACCTGCGGCTGGTGGCGCCGAAGCTGCCGCCGTTCGACTGCCCCCGGGGCCTCGACGAGATGGGCTACCTGCGCGATCTGGTCGAGCGGGGGGCCACCAGCCGCTACGGGTCGCGTGGCAACGAGCAGGCCCGCAGCGCCTGGCGCCAGATCGACCACGAGCTGGAGGTGGTCGAGAACCTCGGCTACCCCGGCTACTTCCTGGTGGTGTGGGACATCGTCCGGTTCTGCAACCAGCACGACATCCTCTGCCAGGGCCGGGGCAGCGCGGCCAACTCGGCGGTCTGCTACGTGCTGGGCATCACCAACGTCGACGCCGTGAAGATGGGCCTGCTGTTCGAGCGCTTCCTGTCCACGGAGCGCGACGGGCCGCCGGACATCGACATCGACATCGAGAGCGGCCGGCGGGAGGACGTGATCCAGTACGTCTTCGAGAAGTACGACCGCCGCCACACGGCCCAGGTGGCGAACGTGATCAGCTACCGGGCCCGCTCGGCGGTGCGCGACATGGCCAAGGCGTTGGGTTTCAGCCCCGGCCAGCAGGACGCCTGGTCGCGCCAGGCCGACCCGTGGGGCCCGCTGCCCCGCCAGGGATCCGGCGGCCAACCGGGGGCCGGTCGGCACGGCGCGACCGGGGGCCGATCGGCGGACGTGGACGACCCGCCGGTGCCCGAGGCGGTGCTCGCCCTGGCCCGTGAGGTGCAGGAGCTGCCCCGGCACCTGGGCATCCACTCGGGCGGGATGGTCATCTGCGACCGGCCGATCGTGGAGGTGTGCCCGGTCGAGTGGGCGCGCATGGCCGGGCGCTCGGTGCTCCAGTGGGACAAGGACGACTGCGCCGTGGTCGGGCTGGTGAAGTTCGACCTGCTGGGTCTCGGCATGCTGTCGGCGCTGCACCACTGCCTCGACCTGGTGCGCGAGACCCACGGGGACCACGTCGACCTGGCCAAGCTCGACCACAAGGACGAGGAGGTCTACGCCATGTTGTGCCGGGCCGACTCGGTGGGGGTGTTCCAGGTGGAGTCGCGGGCGCAGATGGTCACGCTGCCCCGGCTCAAGCCGAGGACGTTCTACGACCTGGTGGTCGAGGTGGCGCTGATCCGGCCGGGCCCGATCCAGGGCGGATCGGTGCACCCGTACATCCGCCGCCGCAACGGGGAGGAGGAGCCCACCTACCTGCACCCCCTGATGAAGGACGTGCTGAAGCGCACCTATGGCGTGCCGCTGTTCCAGGAGCAGCTGATGGAGATCGCCATCCAGGTGGCGGGCTTCACCCCGGCCGAGGCCGACGAGCTGCGCCAGGCGATGGGGTCGAAGCGCAGCCGCGAGCGCATGGAGCGGTTGCGTCAACGCCTCTACAGGGGCATGGCCGAGAAGGGCATCGGCGAGGACGTGGCGGAGCAGGTCTGGGACAAGCTGGTGGCGTTCGCCAGCTACGGCTTCCCCGAGAGCCACGCGGTGAGCTTCGCCTACCTGGTGTTCGCCTCGTCGTGGCTCAAGCGGTACTACCCCGCGGCGTTCTGCGCGGCGCTGCTGCAGGCCCAGCCCATGGGCTTCTACTCACCGCACTCGCTGGTGCAGGACGCCCGGCGCCACGGCGTCGAGGTCCGCACGCCCGACCTCAACCTGTCCGGTGCCGACGCCACGCTGGAGACCGACGGCGGGACCGCCAACCTGGCGCGGGCGACCGGGAGCGACTGGCGCACCTGGGGCGTCGGCGGCCCTGCGGTGCGGCTGGGGCTGAGCTCGGTGCGGGAGATCGGCGAGCCCCTGGCCGAGCGGATGGTGGCCGAGCGCGCCGCGAACGGTCCCTACACGAGCCCGGGAGACCTGGTGCGTCGGGTCGGCGGCCTGAAGTTGCGCCAGCTCGAGGCGATGGCCACGGCCGGGGCGTGGGGCTGCTTCGACCTGGAGCGGCGCGAGGCGCTGTGGGTGGCGGGAGCGGTGTCGGGCATGGGCGCCGACCGGCTCGACGGCATCGTGTGCGGTGTCGAGGTGCCCACGCTGCCGGGCATGTCGCCGGCCGAGGAGGCCCGGGCCGACCTGTGGGCCACCGGGGTCAGCCCCGACGGTCACCCCACCAAGTTCGTGCGGGCGGACCTCGACGAGCGGGGCGCGGTCCGGGGCGCCGACCTGCACGCGGTCGACAACGGGGCGGTGGTCTCCGTGGGCGGGGTGGTCACGCACCGGCAACGCCCTGCGACCGCCAGCGGCATCACCTTCGTGAACCTCGAGGACGAGACCGGCCTGATCAACATCGTCGTCTCCAAGAGCTGCTGGGACCGCTACCACCGGGTGGCGCGCGAGGCACCGGCCCTCCTGGTGCGCGGCCGGGTCGAGAAGGTCGAGGGGGTGGTCAACGTCATCGCCCTCCAGATCGAGGCCCTCCCGGTCCCGGCCCCCGCCCGCAGCCGCGACTTCCGCTAG
- a CDS encoding amino acid ABC transporter substrate-binding protein, protein MIRRTQLRTLAFLTVFASLLVTAACSDDDDSSNGGGDDSGSEESSSGGGVLDEVVDRDTLNCGVNNSVPGFGFQTEEGTYEGFDIDYCKAVAAAVLGDAEKVEYLALTPEQRLPALESGEIDMLSRNTTWVSSRDGAGGGAFVTTTFYDGQAMMVPTASGVTSIDGLTDATVCLTAGTTTEQNLADRMADIPHTPQTFEENPQVQEAFLAGQCDAWTSDQSQLAGIRSSWPADQGGPEALTILDEIFSKEPLGPAVRDGDSEWYDIVNWVVLATIEAEELGVTSENIDEMLESEDPEVRRFLGQPVEGDDGEAVVEHGFGVGPEFTVDVIRAVGNYGEIYDRNVGPGSPLGLDRTGTANALWTDGGLHYSPPFR, encoded by the coding sequence ATGATTCGCCGCACCCAACTACGAACGCTCGCGTTCCTGACCGTGTTCGCGTCGTTGCTGGTGACCGCAGCGTGTAGCGACGACGACGACTCGTCGAACGGCGGTGGAGACGACTCCGGCAGCGAGGAATCCAGTTCGGGGGGCGGCGTCCTCGACGAGGTGGTCGACCGCGACACTCTCAACTGCGGCGTCAACAACTCCGTGCCCGGCTTCGGCTTCCAGACCGAAGAGGGCACCTACGAGGGCTTCGACATCGACTACTGCAAGGCCGTGGCCGCCGCCGTGCTCGGCGACGCGGAGAAGGTCGAGTACCTGGCGTTGACGCCCGAGCAGCGGCTCCCCGCCCTCGAGTCGGGCGAGATCGACATGCTGAGCCGCAACACCACCTGGGTGTCCAGCCGCGACGGCGCCGGTGGGGGAGCGTTCGTCACCACCACGTTCTACGACGGCCAGGCGATGATGGTCCCGACGGCGTCGGGCGTCACCAGCATCGACGGCCTCACCGACGCCACGGTCTGCCTCACGGCCGGCACCACCACCGAGCAGAACCTGGCCGACCGCATGGCCGACATCCCGCACACGCCGCAGACGTTCGAAGAGAACCCCCAGGTCCAGGAGGCGTTCCTCGCCGGTCAGTGCGACGCCTGGACGTCCGACCAGTCGCAGCTCGCCGGCATCCGCTCCAGCTGGCCCGCCGACCAGGGCGGCCCCGAGGCGCTGACCATCCTCGACGAGATCTTCTCGAAGGAGCCGCTCGGCCCCGCCGTGCGCGACGGCGACAGCGAGTGGTACGACATCGTCAACTGGGTCGTGCTCGCCACGATCGAGGCCGAGGAGCTCGGCGTCACGTCCGAGAACATCGACGAGATGCTCGAGAGCGAAGACCCGGAGGTCCGCCGCTTCCTGGGCCAACCGGTCGAGGGTGATGACGGCGAGGCCGTCGTCGAGCACGGCTTCGGGGTCGGGCCGGAGTTCACGGTCGACGTCATCCGCGCGGTCGGCAACTACGGCGAGATCTACGACCGCAACGTCGGTCCCGGCAGCCCGCTCGGGCTGGATCGGACCGGCACCGCCAACGCCCTGTGGACCGACGGCGGCCTGCACTACTCGCCGCCCTTCCGCTGA
- a CDS encoding PadR family transcriptional regulator: protein MVARHISPTPTGYALLGLLSFGDELSGYELKQWADGSLRFFWTAPAMSQVYREIERLAEGGLVAQRSVVRDGTRPTKVYQLTRAGEVAVREWLAEPPEPPSLKHPIALRIFFGHLLEPDDLRKALTAHRDWCERMLTELAEVRETLGDDPKWRNAALVAEWGLDYYQGDLAAVEGTVTAALDD from the coding sequence GTGGTCGCTCGCCACATCTCCCCGACGCCGACCGGCTACGCGCTGCTCGGGTTGCTGTCGTTCGGCGACGAGCTGTCGGGCTACGAGCTGAAGCAATGGGCCGACGGCAGCCTGCGGTTCTTCTGGACGGCACCGGCGATGAGCCAGGTGTACCGCGAGATCGAGCGCCTGGCCGAGGGGGGCCTCGTCGCCCAGCGCAGCGTCGTGCGCGACGGCACCCGGCCGACGAAGGTGTACCAGCTCACCCGGGCCGGCGAGGTGGCGGTCCGCGAGTGGCTGGCCGAACCGCCCGAGCCGCCGTCGCTCAAGCACCCGATCGCCCTGCGGATCTTCTTCGGCCACCTGCTCGAGCCCGACGACCTGCGCAAGGCACTGACCGCCCATCGCGACTGGTGCGAGCGGATGCTCACCGAGCTGGCCGAGGTCCGGGAGACGCTGGGCGACGACCCCAAGTGGCGCAACGCCGCCCTGGTCGCCGAGTGGGGCCTCGACTACTACCAGGGCGACCTCGCCGCGGTCGAAGGCACCGTCACCGCCGCCCTCGACGACTGA
- a CDS encoding amino acid ABC transporter permease — translation MAGIPAGFPAADPELAGLVPPEPEPPRFPPEARLTPRQWVRANLFATRAGSVLTVVFGLLVAYVAYRLLWFVLVSSNWEIIRRNLRLFMVGRYPVDEVWRLWAALYLLVGLAGFFSAATAANVEQLARAAGRDVERPGPVDGLRRYWPVLAALVVLLSQTRTWTPTLLTLAGGVILLATRWLGRRARGLARFAWLAALVGVVAAALVMDGPGDAEWSKWGGLHLTIFVTVAGISLSFPLGVLVALGRRSSLPALRAMTVAYIELIRGVPLVALLFFGHYVIPLFFPNTVEPPPALARAMIVVVLFEAAYVAEVVRGGLQSIARGQYEAAQALGLRPWNVTRLIVLPQALRAVIPAMVGQFISLYKDTTLLAIIGFTELLEVAENSVSQPSFLGQRLHTVTFAFAALIYWAGSYTMSRESRRLERRLGIGERT, via the coding sequence ATGGCCGGAATCCCCGCCGGGTTCCCGGCCGCCGACCCGGAGCTCGCCGGCCTCGTGCCGCCCGAACCCGAGCCGCCCCGCTTCCCTCCCGAGGCTCGCCTCACCCCCCGCCAATGGGTGCGGGCCAACCTCTTCGCCACCCGCGCCGGCTCGGTGCTCACCGTGGTGTTCGGGCTGCTGGTGGCCTACGTCGCCTACCGGCTCCTGTGGTTCGTCCTGGTCTCCTCCAACTGGGAGATCATCCGTCGCAACCTGCGGCTGTTCATGGTCGGCCGCTACCCGGTCGACGAGGTCTGGCGGCTGTGGGCCGCGCTCTACCTCCTCGTCGGCCTGGCCGGGTTCTTCAGCGCCGCCACCGCCGCCAACGTCGAGCAGCTGGCCCGGGCCGCCGGCCGTGACGTGGAACGACCCGGCCCTGTCGACGGTCTGCGGCGCTACTGGCCGGTGCTGGCCGCCCTCGTCGTGCTGCTGTCGCAGACCAGGACGTGGACGCCCACGCTGCTCACCCTGGCCGGGGGCGTGATCCTCCTGGCCACCCGATGGCTGGGGCGACGGGCGCGGGGGCTGGCCCGTTTCGCCTGGTTGGCGGCGCTGGTCGGGGTGGTCGCCGCCGCGCTGGTGATGGACGGGCCGGGCGACGCCGAATGGAGCAAGTGGGGCGGCCTCCACCTCACGATCTTCGTGACCGTGGCCGGCATCTCGCTGTCGTTCCCGCTCGGCGTCCTGGTGGCTCTGGGCCGCCGGTCGTCGCTCCCGGCGCTGCGGGCGATGACCGTCGCCTACATCGAGCTGATCCGGGGCGTGCCGCTCGTCGCCCTGCTGTTCTTCGGCCACTACGTGATCCCGCTGTTCTTCCCCAACACGGTCGAGCCGCCCCCGGCCCTCGCCCGGGCGATGATCGTGGTGGTGCTGTTCGAGGCCGCCTACGTCGCCGAGGTGGTGCGCGGCGGGCTCCAGTCGATCGCCCGCGGGCAGTACGAGGCGGCGCAGGCGCTCGGCCTCCGGCCGTGGAACGTCACCCGCCTGATCGTCCTGCCCCAGGCTCTGCGGGCGGTGATCCCGGCGATGGTCGGCCAGTTCATCAGCCTCTACAAGGACACCACCCTGCTGGCGATCATCGGCTTCACCGAGCTGCTGGAGGTGGCCGAGAACAGCGTCTCGCAGCCCAGCTTCCTGGGCCAGCGGCTGCACACCGTCACGTTCGCCTTCGCCGCGCTGATCTACTGGGCGGGGTCGTACACCATGTCGCGTGAGAGCCGCCGGCTCGAGCGCCGCCTCGGCATCGGAGAACGCACATGA
- a CDS encoding Glu/Leu/Phe/Val dehydrogenase, protein MGTSSWDAVLERLDDAATLAKLDPDIHRLLREPRRVLEVSVPVRMDDGSVEVFTGWRVHHDTTRGPGKGGIRFHPDLDVDEVKALAAMMTFKTAVLDLPFGGAKGGVRCDPTQMSLTELERVTRRYTYEISPLLGPDTDIPAPDVNTDGRVMAWLMDTLSMVESRTLPGSVTGKPLAIGGTKNHAGATSSGCLVCSRAVFREMEMRFTGSRVVLQGFGKVGGPLAFLLSSAGLRVVAVGDAGGAVANEGGLDVGGLADHVSETGSVAGFAGGEVVPADALWDVECELLVPAALGGVITASVAERLRTKVIVEAANGPTTTGAQPILDRRGIVVVPDILANAGGVTASYFEWAQARQGYPWDDDLVAERLRTRMDGGFTSVWARSQTLGVNMRAAAFVVAVERLAAAHEARGLFP, encoded by the coding sequence ATGGGCACGAGTTCGTGGGATGCGGTCCTGGAGCGACTGGACGATGCAGCCACGTTGGCCAAGCTCGATCCTGATATCCACCGCCTCCTGCGGGAGCCCCGTCGTGTGCTCGAGGTGTCCGTCCCCGTGCGCATGGACGACGGGTCGGTCGAGGTGTTCACCGGCTGGCGGGTGCACCACGACACCACCCGCGGCCCCGGCAAGGGCGGCATCCGCTTCCACCCGGACCTCGACGTCGACGAGGTGAAGGCCCTCGCCGCGATGATGACGTTCAAGACGGCGGTGCTCGACCTGCCCTTCGGCGGCGCCAAGGGCGGGGTGCGGTGCGATCCCACCCAGATGTCGCTCACCGAGCTCGAGCGGGTCACCCGTCGCTACACCTACGAGATCAGCCCCCTCCTCGGCCCCGACACCGACATCCCGGCCCCCGACGTCAACACCGACGGCCGGGTGATGGCCTGGCTGATGGACACGCTGTCGATGGTCGAGTCGCGGACGCTGCCGGGGTCGGTCACCGGCAAGCCGCTGGCCATCGGGGGCACGAAGAACCACGCCGGGGCCACGTCGTCCGGCTGCCTGGTGTGCTCGCGGGCCGTGTTCCGCGAGATGGAGATGCGCTTCACCGGCAGCCGGGTGGTGCTGCAGGGGTTCGGCAAGGTGGGTGGGCCGCTGGCGTTCCTGCTGTCGTCGGCCGGCCTGCGAGTGGTCGCGGTGGGTGACGCGGGCGGTGCCGTGGCCAACGAGGGCGGCCTCGACGTGGGCGGTCTGGCCGACCACGTCTCCGAGACGGGTTCCGTCGCCGGGTTCGCCGGGGGCGAGGTCGTTCCCGCCGACGCCCTGTGGGACGTCGAGTGCGAGCTGCTGGTGCCGGCGGCCCTGGGTGGCGTGATCACGGCGTCGGTGGCCGAGCGGCTGCGCACGAAGGTGATCGTCGAGGCGGCCAACGGGCCCACCACCACCGGGGCCCAGCCGATCCTCGACCGGCGGGGGATCGTGGTCGTGCCCGACATCCTCGCCAACGCCGGGGGTGTCACGGCCAGCTACTTCGAGTGGGCGCAGGCCCGCCAGGGCTACCCGTGGGACGACGACCTGGTGGCCGAGCGGCTGCGCACCCGCATGGACGGCGGCTTCACCTCGGTGTGGGCCCGCTCGCAGACCCTGGGGGTCAACATGCGGGCGGCGGCGTTCGTGGTGGCGGTCGAGCGTCTGGCGGCGGCGCACGAGGCGCGCGGGCTGTTCCCCTGA
- a CDS encoding VOC family protein produces the protein MTTVLAVDHFVLVVSDVDRTLAWYQHYAGLAPMRVDEWRREEVFFPSLRVSEETIIDVLPGRDEGSSERGHLDHICFVVSVADRESLAADPSLEVVDSGVRYGARGDGESLYVRDPDGLLVEFRSY, from the coding sequence ATGACCACCGTCCTCGCCGTCGACCACTTCGTGCTCGTGGTGTCCGACGTGGACCGGACGCTGGCCTGGTACCAGCACTACGCGGGGCTCGCGCCGATGCGGGTCGACGAGTGGCGCCGCGAGGAGGTCTTCTTCCCGTCGCTGCGGGTCTCCGAGGAGACGATCATCGACGTGCTGCCGGGCCGTGACGAGGGTTCGTCCGAGCGGGGCCACCTCGACCACATCTGCTTCGTGGTGAGCGTCGCCGACCGTGAGTCCCTGGCCGCCGACCCCTCCCTCGAGGTCGTCGACTCGGGCGTGCGGTACGGCGCCCGCGGCGACGGCGAGTCCCTCTACGTCCGCGACCCCGACGGCCTCCTCGTGGAGTTCCGCTCGTACTGA
- a CDS encoding ABC transporter permease subunit (The N-terminal region of this protein, as described by TIGR01726, is a three transmembrane segment that identifies a subfamily of ABC transporter permease subunits, which specificities that include histidine, arginine, glutamine, glutamate, L-cystine (sic), the opines (in Agrobacterium) octopine and nopaline, etc.) translates to MSTPAGERTRGSLAAVFFDVRVLRVLGQVVAILVLVTLALYLQDNYQANTRDRSGQSGWGFLDEPTGFNIAYADFRSTQPVRDAIWVGVRNTAASAVVGIALATAIGVTVGVLRLSHSWVARKAATLYVEVLRNVPVLLVILFTGAWLQTLPRSTEAYELGGLIEISNRELVFFGTTLNIPYVALTAALALYHGSHIAEIVRGSIQAVPLGQTEAATALGLSDLQRLRFVLLPQAFRIGLPPTINQYLSLTKNTSLGIAVAYSDVSSLGFRLIGARSPALQTIIVLMIVYLGFSLTISLVFNLLNRRLQLVER, encoded by the coding sequence ATGAGCACACCCGCGGGCGAGCGAACACGGGGTTCGCTCGCCGCGGTCTTCTTCGACGTCCGCGTCCTGCGGGTGCTCGGCCAGGTCGTGGCGATCCTCGTCCTGGTGACCCTCGCCCTGTACCTGCAGGACAACTACCAGGCGAACACCCGCGACCGCAGCGGTCAGAGCGGCTGGGGGTTCCTCGACGAGCCCACCGGCTTCAACATCGCCTACGCCGACTTCCGCTCGACGCAGCCGGTGCGCGACGCCATCTGGGTCGGCGTCCGCAACACGGCGGCGTCGGCGGTCGTCGGCATCGCCCTGGCGACGGCCATCGGGGTGACCGTCGGCGTGCTCCGGCTGTCGCACAGCTGGGTCGCCCGCAAGGCAGCCACCCTCTACGTGGAGGTGCTGCGCAACGTCCCGGTGCTGCTGGTCATCCTCTTCACCGGCGCCTGGCTGCAGACCCTCCCCCGCAGCACCGAGGCCTACGAGCTGGGCGGCCTGATCGAGATCTCCAACCGCGAGCTGGTCTTCTTCGGCACCACGCTCAACATCCCGTACGTGGCGCTCACCGCCGCGCTCGCGCTCTACCACGGGAGCCACATCGCCGAGATCGTGCGCGGCAGCATCCAGGCCGTGCCCCTCGGGCAGACCGAGGCCGCCACCGCGCTGGGCCTGAGCGACCTCCAGCGGTTGCGCTTCGTCCTGTTGCCGCAGGCCTTCCGCATCGGCCTGCCGCCCACGATCAACCAGTACCTGAGCCTCACCAAGAACACGTCGCTCGGCATCGCCGTCGCCTACTCCGACGTGTCCAGCCTCGGGTTCCGGCTCATCGGGGCACGGTCGCCCGCGCTGCAGACGATCATCGTGCTGATGATCGTCTACCTGGGGTTCTCGTTGACGATCTCGCTGGTGTTCAACCTGCTCAACCGCCGCCTCCAGCTGGTGGAGCGCTGA